ATCTTAACAGACTGCTCTCAAAGTCGCTAGATGACAAGGAGATAGCGGTGGCGACGTTTCTGGACGTGGAGGGAGCGTTTAATACCGTCTTCTTCGAGTCTGTAACGGACGCGCTTAAAAGAAGAGGAGTTTCTGCCTTCATATGCGAGTGGACAAAGGCGACCTTAACAAACAGGATTATTGTGTCCTCGTTAGGTGAAGCCACTATTGAAGCGAAGGCAGGAAGCGGCTGCCCACAAGGAGGAGTCTTATCCCCATTACTGTGGGCTACGCTTATGGACGACCTACTTAATACACTGTCCAGGGAGGGTTTTTACTGTCTGGGTTATGCAGACGATTTGGTAATTGTAGTCCGaggacgctttaccaaaataatttcggagagacttcaagtcactctgaggatggtggacagctggtgtgaggaagaaggcctgaaggttaaccctaaaaaaacatctgttgttcccttcaccagaaaaagagcactgcaaggcttacagctactagtgctcaagggagtagaaatcccattcacaagtcaggccaagtacttaggtgtaatattcgaccagaggctgacatggaatgcacactttcagaaagtcacacagaaggccactatggccctgaacacatgtggacgaatgtgtggtaagaattgggggttaaatcctaaaatgaacctctggttatacacaagggttataaggcccatgataacttatggttcagtggcgtggtggaacaaaacagtccggggcgattcgattgctcagtagcacacaaaggcttgcatgcttgagtgttacaggagccatgagaacagcccccaacggacgcgctagaagttctgctaaacctaccacctctgcatatatacatacagagtgaAGCCAGATCAACAGTACATCGGTTGATCCAAGGCCAAGCTCCAATAAGTATAATACAGGGAGCTGATAACTTAAGGCTATACCAGGACATAAAGGCAGACCCCGTTCTAGGAATGCCTCTACAATACCaaaaagagaggactgggaaactggtccgccgctaacagcaaacggatacaggtacgggggctggaatatatgggataaaaccaaggacggaagtccgtgtatgtctaggaacatacgcgaccgtatttcaagccgcattagctgctatacacaggtgcgctatggatctaatcggccgaaatgtagataacgactccatcgttatctattcggatagtcaagcggctctaaaggctctcaattcggtacaggtcgattcatggctggtatggaactgtttggatgtcctctctcaggtgggaagtcaaaacaggttgacacttgcctgggtgccgggacataagggtcatcgtggcaacgagaaggccgatgaattggcccgagaaggcgcatctacgccactggttagtccggaacccttctttggaatcgcaaatacgataaaaagggcagccatacacaaatgggagcaacagaagtctcttgagtggtggaacaactcaccaggacagaggcaggccaaacagttcatcaaaggacattcggctaaatttacagcagacttactttcgcacagacgcaggactatcagaatgatagtgggtctactcactgggcactgtagactcaatagacacttgagtctcataggcctgacagaagaggacacctgtcgtttctgtctggaagaagaggaaaccgctctacacgttctgtgccattgcgaaggtctcgcacgaatgcggtttctagaactcggagaggaaaaaccggaagcaccaggctacatgaaaaggccactatcaaggctgttgagtctcattaagaggaccaagctagatgaagtgctttaaaataaggggaaaacacaatagatctgcaaaggtcgcagtgtatcaggctctattggccgccccattttctacattctacacATTCTACATGTAGCCCCTGCTAATAACTCTAAGTGGTTGATGCAGGGTTATTTCTGTTTAAATAAAAACTCAAATTTTAgtagttaatttataataatcaatcaatcaatcaacaGAAAAATCAATACAACAAACAGTCTTACACTAGTATGAAAATACTACAACATAACTAAAAGTAATCCGTTTGAACTTTATTATATCTGTCAATACTCCTTTCAATAacttttcttctaatttcaggaAAATCCTGTAGAACACCAAAAAAGTCTTTTCTGTGTAACACAAATAGTTCAGATGGAGCAACAGCAACTACCTTAACAGTACTTATTCTACTTTCTCTCAGTAAACTTAATTCTCCAAAGTTTGCCCCATCATCCAAATGACAAATTTCCTGACCCCTCTGATTGTAAACAGCCAGTGTTCCATAAAAAATAAAGTAGACAAAATCATTCGGTACATCAATATGCATAATAACATCATCCTCCAGGTATATTGAATTTTTTAGCTTTCCAACTAGCTTATATAGTACCAGGTTCGGTATATGGACGAACAACTGAGTATTTTTAAACTTACGTCTGCAAATATCCATTAAGATTCTGTTCATAAGAGCATCAGATACAAAATAATGCATTCTCTTTTCATGGTAAAATTCCTGTtggaatttaaaatcaaaaaaagtGTAAATTCTTTGTCGTAACTCTATCGATAATCCTTTATACCTCATGTACTTTTCAAATTGTTGAATGACTGTGCTGGTAGTTGTTTTGGTTGAGATGAATGTACGTAAAGCTTGCAGCAGTTGTgcaaataaaactaaatatagCAGCATACCACAAATCATAAAAAACGCAATATTTGACACCAGCAAAATATTTGACATTAACACGGAACGAGAGTGTGCAATCAACATTAGCATCATGGTGGCTTGTAGATATCGAGAAGGTATGCTATCAATGGGCCTTTGGTGAAATTTTCTGATATTGGTTCGTATCACAAACAAAAAGAAGTACAACACGCACAAAGTTATTGCATAAagtaataaaacttttgtgattttgtaaatgtaaatagaaaagtttttataCATTCCAATAAGATCCAGAGCATTAAATATTCGACCCAGTCTAAAGATGCGAATTATACCGATAAAGCGCAAATGTCTTAACACAGGATCATCGATTTCATTCACAAGATTTATCCATCCCAGAGGAATACAAATTGATGGGACTATAGCAATTAAATCAATAATGAAATAACCTTTTAAATACTTCTTGCAAATTTTCCAAGGATTCAGTATACTTTTGCTCAGATCAGTGTCGTAATATCCTGTTACGAAAATATGTATAATATCCATTAGGTACACACTATCACCGAAAAACTTCATAAtgttaatgtaaaataaatatttaggagAAAACATAAAGAGATCGTCAAGTGAGTACACTATTAACATGTAGATGTAAACAAAGAACATTATTATTTCCCACCACAGATTAAAAGCACTGAATGGATGTATTATGTTGTAGTAACTGTTCAAATGTCTGTTCTCTTCTCTTCGTCTTGCCGATACTGATTTATAGTATATAATTGTCTTCGGGTGCACATTACTGATGGTTAATTGGGTCCGGATCCAACGTCTTGTATCGATGAAAATTCCAGAATCAATCTTGTGTTTTACGGTTTTTTCGCCGTGTACAGGAAGTTGGCACTCTTCATGTGGATTTCTAACCTTTTCTAATAAATTTAGATGGTGCATGTTCATAGATAATGTCTTTCGAATTTTAAAATTCGTATTACAATTATTGAAATGAGCTGAATAAATTAAATGTCAAATTTAACCAAATAACGGTCGTTGAGGAAATGATTATTTGACAGTTGTTATGAAAACTTAAAAAGCTAGCCAGAAATTGATTCGTTAAAAGTGCCTGTTATTTTATgacgagcaaaaagacaaaagatggaatctaatcgttatgaaaattAGACCACAATTCATAAAAGTGGCCTCTCaatatggcggacatatccgcaaatgcaaaggcgccaaatttaaattttacagcacttcacaataatcatacagtggtgtaggggttctaatttttCTAATGGAATTagtacaaaatttgaaaattttaatataatgattgttttaattaggaaaatacagtctgtcccaaactcttctttcagtgcgtcactaattttgacgtcatatacgattttaagaatgtcgagaattattgcatgacattttagttaaatctgacagtttaatggatcgtaatcggctaaatatgagaaggttattttttttaatcctaaaaaaatcctaaaaagaagaatgagtaccagcagaaaataaaagtaatattaaatgaaagaggagaacaaaacaacattgaagaagaatggaatatcatcCAAACGACAATTAAAAATATGGCAAacgaaacattaggtgaaacctcaagcaaaagaaacgaggaatggtttgaccaagattgccaacaagtaataaatagcaaaaatatagctagacagaaatgtctacaaagggattccccatcaaatagaaaggcatatgaagaactcagaaaagatgcaaagaaaatatgcagaaggaaaaagagagaaatgttgaatagaaaaatacaacaaattacagattataataacagaagagagactagaaaattttacaagcaaaccaagcaatgcacccaaggatacatgacaagatcaacagtttgcaaggacaaaaatggggcaattatcagcgagaaacaggaaataatgaaaaggtggaatgagcattttcaagagctgttaaacccagaaaaagaacaaaacgaagataaagagataattcaccacacagcagaacaactagttgagcaaccaacattggaagaaacgataaacgtcataaaacatttaaaaaataacaaagcacctggcacagatggaataactgcagaactgataaaaaatggtggacatgcgctatggaggcgtatacataaactaatcgaccgcatatggacactagaagtcatcccagaagattggaaaataggaatcatacttcctatgtacaaagggggagacaaacgacccTGCAAAAATTATAGGAGCATaccagttttaaatgtcatctataAGATATTATCAgaaattatatacagccgcctggaattgttttcggaggagattattggtgaataccaatgtggcttcagaccaaagagatcaactatagaccaaatacatatgttaagaggtatacatgaaaaatgtgttgaatataacatacctatttacaacttgtatatcgatttcaaacaggcgtttgatggagtaaatcgacaaaagatgttaaagcaactatctatgttagggatacccaataagttggttaaacttatacgaatgactctagagggttccaaagctatggtgagaatagatggagatatgacggaggcctttga
The genomic region above belongs to Diabrotica undecimpunctata isolate CICGRU chromosome 8, icDiaUnde3, whole genome shotgun sequence and contains:
- the LOC140447196 gene encoding potassium/sodium hyperpolarization-activated cyclic nucleotide-gated channel 2-like, with the translated sequence MNMHHLNLLEKVRNPHEECQLPVHGEKTVKHKIDSGIFIDTRRWIRTQLTISNVHPKTIIYYKSVSARRREENRHLNSYYNIIHPFSAFNLWWEIIMFFVYIYMLIVYSLDDLFMFSPKYLFYINIMKFFGDSVYLMDIIHIFVTGYYDTDLSKSILNPWKICKKYLKGYFIIDLIAIVPSICIPLGWINLVNEIDDPVLRHLRFIGIIRIFRLGRIFNALDLIGMYKNFSIYIYKITKVLLLYAITLCVLYFFLFVIRTNIRKFHQRPIDSIPSRYLQATMMLMLIAHSRSVLMSNILLVSNIAFFMICGMLLYLVLFAQLLQALRTFISTKTTTSTVIQQFEKYMRYKGLSIELRQRIYTFFDFKFQQEFYHEKRMHYFVSDALMNRILMDICRRKFKNTQLFVHIPNLVLYKLVGKLKNSIYLEDDVIMHIDVPNDFVYFIFYGTLAVYNQRGQEICHLDDGANFGELSLLRESRISTVKVVAVAPSELFVLHRKDFFGVLQDFPEIRRKVIERSIDRYNKVQTDYF